Proteins found in one Quercus robur chromosome 2, dhQueRobu3.1, whole genome shotgun sequence genomic segment:
- the LOC126714305 gene encoding 6-phosphogluconate dehydrogenase, decarboxylating 2: protein MAAPPKPTRIGLAGLAVMGQNLALNIAEKGFPISVYNRTTSKVDETVERAKKEGNLPVFGFHDPESFVNSVQKPRVIIMLVKAGAPVDQTIKTLSAYMEKGDCIIDGGNEWYENTERREKAAAELGLLYLGMGVSGGEEGARNGPSLMPGGSFEAYKHIEDILLKVAAQVPDSGPCVTYIGKGGSGNFVKMIHNGIEYGDMQLIAEAYDVLKSVGKLSNEELQSVFSEWNKGELLSFLIEITADIFGIKDDKGEGYLVDKVLDKTGMKGTGKWTVQQAAELSVAAPTIESSLDARFLSGLKEERVKAAEVFKSGGFGDILTDQVVDKKKLINDVRQALYASKICSYAQGMNLIRAKSIEKGWGLELGELARIWKGGCIIRAIFLDRIKKAYDRNSDLASLLVDPEFAKEIIERQSAWRRVVCLAINSGISTPGMSASLAYFDTYRRARLPANLVQAQRDYFGAHTYERTDVEGSFHTEWFKLAKM from the coding sequence ATGGCTGCACCCCCCAAGCCTACAAGAATAGGCCTTGCTGGTCTAGCCGTCATGGGCCAAAATTTGGCTCTCAACATTGCTGAGAAAGGCTTCCCTATTTCCGTATACAATCGAACTACCTCCAAAGTTGATGAGACTGTTGAACGCGCTAAAAAGGAAGGGAATCTTcctgtatttggtttccatgATCCTGAATCTTTTGTAAACTCAGTTCAGAAGCCTCGTGTCATAATTATGCTTGTTAAGGCTGGGGCACCAGTGGACCAAACCATAAAGACCCTCTCTGCTTACATGGAGAAAGGTGATTGTATAATTGATGGTGGTAATGAGTGGTATGAGAACactgagaggagagagaaagctGCAGCTGAATTGGGTTTGCTCTATCTTGGAATGGGAGTTTCAGGTGGTGAGGAGGGTGCTCGTAATGGACCCTCTTTGATGCCTGGAGGGTCTTTCGAGGCTTACAAGCATATCGAAGACATTCTTCTCAAGGTGGCTGCTCAAGTTCCTGACAGTGGCCCCTGTGTGACTTACATTGGAAAAGGTGGATCTGGAAATTTTGTAAAGATGATTCATAATGGAATTGAATATGGTGATATGCAGCTGATTGCAGAGGCATATGATGTATTGAAATCAGTTGGAAAGTTGTCAAATGAGGAACTACAAAGTGTTTTCTCAGAATGGAACAAGGGCGAACTGCTGAGCTTCTTGATTGAAATAACTGCAGATATATTTGGAATTAAGGACGATAAGGGTGAGGGATATTTAGTTGACAAGGTTCTGGATAAAACCGGCATGAAGGGTACTGGTAAATGGACTGTACAGCAAGCTGCTGAACTATCAGTTGCAGCTCCCACAATTGAATCTTCTTTGGATGCAAGGTTCCTCAGTGGGTTAAAGGAGGAAAGGGTCAAAGCTGCTGAAGTCTTCAAATCAGGTGGCTTTGGTGATATCTTGACCGACCAAGTAGTGGACAAGAAGAAGTTGATCAATGATGTGAGGCAAGCTCTCTATGCATCCAAGATATGTAGTTATGCACAGGGGATGAATCTGATCCGTGCAAAGAGTATTGAGAAGGGATGGGGCTTGGAGTTGGGGGAATTGGCTAGGATTTGGAAGGGAGGGTGCATCATCAGAGCCATATTCCTTGATAGAATTAAGAAGGCATATGATAGGAACTCTGACCTTGCAAGCCTTCTTGTGGATCCAGAGTTCGCTAAGGAAATCATCGAGCGACAGTCTGCCTGGCGAAGAGTTGTATGCCTTGCTATCAACTCTGGTATTAGCACCCCGGGCATGTCTGCCAGTCTTGCTTATTTTGACACTTACAGAAGGGCAAGATTGCCAGCTAATCTGGTCCAAGCTCAGCGAGACTATTTTGGTGCTCATACATATGAAAGGACTGATGTGGAGGGATCCTTCCATACTGAATGGTTCAAGCTTGCCAAAATGTAA